One Staphylococcus simiae genomic region harbors:
- a CDS encoding NifU family protein, with protein MPTENATMFDQVAEVIERLRPFLLRDGGDCSLIDVEDGIVKLQLHGACGTCPSSTITLKAGIERALHEEVPGVIEVEQVF; from the coding sequence ATGCCTACTGAAAATGCAACTATGTTTGATCAAGTAGCAGAAGTGATTGAGCGTCTTCGTCCATTTTTATTACGTGATGGTGGCGACTGTTCACTAATAGACGTTGAAGATGGTATTGTTAAATTACAACTACATGGTGCATGTGGTACATGCCCAAGTTCTACAATTACTTTAAAAGCTGGAATTGAACGTGCTTTACACGAAGAAGTTCCTGGAGTTATCGAAGTAGAACAAGTATTCTAA
- a CDS encoding YuzB family protein: protein MNPIVEFCISNMAKGGDYVYDQLENDPDVDVLEYGCLTNCGICSAGLYALVNGDIVEGDSPEELLQNIYSHIKETWIF from the coding sequence ATGAATCCGATTGTAGAATTTTGTATTTCAAACATGGCTAAAGGTGGCGACTACGTCTACGATCAACTAGAAAATGATCCCGATGTTGATGTGCTGGAATACGGTTGCTTAACAAATTGCGGTATTTGTTCAGCTGGGTTGTACGCTTTAGTAAATGGTGATATTGTTGAAGGAGATTCACCTGAAGAATTATTACAAAATATTTATTCACATATAAAAGAAACATGGATTTTTTAA
- a CDS encoding HesB/IscA family protein — translation MPTVVLTEAAAYEVKDMLKANDMPDGYLKIKVNGGGCTGLTYGMSAEAEPGDNDEILEFYGLKVLVDKYDAPVLNGTTVDFKQSLMGGGFQIDNPNAIASCGCGSSFRTAKVAGNPENC, via the coding sequence ATGCCAACAGTAGTATTAACAGAAGCAGCAGCATATGAAGTGAAAGATATGCTTAAAGCTAACGACATGCCAGACGGTTATCTTAAAATTAAAGTTAATGGTGGAGGTTGTACAGGTTTAACATATGGTATGAGTGCTGAAGCTGAGCCAGGTGATAATGACGAAATATTGGAATTTTATGGTTTAAAAGTATTAGTAGATAAATATGATGCACCTGTACTTAACGGTACAACAGTAGATTTCAAACAATCATTAATGGGTGGTGGATTCCAAATAGATAATCCCAATGCTATTGCTTCATGTGGATGTGGAAGCTCATTTAGAACAGCAAAAGTAGCAGGAAACCCAGAAAATTGTTAA
- a CDS encoding NAD(P)/FAD-dependent oxidoreductase, producing the protein MAQDRKKVLVLGAGYAGLQAVTKMQKSISAEEAEITLINKNDYHYEATWLHEASAGTINYEDLLYPVESVLKKDKVNFVKAEVTKIDRNAKKVETDQGIYDFDILVVALGFVSETFGIEGMKDYAYQIENVITARELSRHIEDKFANYASSKEKDDNDLSILVGGAGFTGVEFLGELTDRIPELCSKYGVDQNKVKITCVEAAPKMLPMFSEELVNHAVSYLEDRGVEFKIATPIVACNEQGFVVEVNGEKQQLHAGTSVWAAGVRGSHLMEQSFDGVKRGRIVTEQDLTIKGYDDIFVIGDVSAFIPAGEERPLPTTAQIAMQQGEQVAKNIKHILNGEPTEDFEYVDRGTVCSLGSHDGVGLVYGKPITGKKAAFMKKVIDTRAIFKIGGIGLAFKKGKF; encoded by the coding sequence ATGGCTCAAGATCGTAAAAAAGTACTTGTACTTGGTGCGGGGTATGCAGGTTTACAAGCAGTTACAAAAATGCAAAAATCAATTTCTGCAGAGGAAGCTGAGATTACATTAATTAACAAAAATGATTATCACTATGAAGCTACATGGTTACATGAAGCTTCTGCAGGTACAATTAATTATGAAGATTTATTATACCCTGTGGAAAGTGTCTTGAAGAAAGACAAAGTTAACTTCGTTAAAGCAGAAGTAACTAAAATTGATCGTAATGCTAAAAAAGTAGAAACTGATCAAGGAATCTATGATTTCGACATTTTAGTTGTAGCATTAGGTTTCGTAAGTGAAACATTTGGCATTGAAGGTATGAAAGATTATGCTTATCAAATCGAAAATGTTATCACTGCTCGTGAATTATCACGTCATATTGAAGATAAATTTGCTAACTATGCATCTTCAAAAGAAAAAGATGATAATGACTTATCTATCTTAGTTGGTGGAGCAGGATTTACTGGTGTTGAATTCTTAGGTGAATTAACAGACAGAATTCCAGAATTATGTAGCAAATATGGGGTAGACCAAAACAAAGTTAAAATTACTTGTGTTGAAGCTGCACCAAAAATGTTACCAATGTTCTCTGAAGAATTAGTTAACCACGCAGTTAGCTACTTAGAAGATCGTGGCGTAGAATTTAAAATTGCTACACCAATCGTAGCTTGTAACGAACAAGGTTTCGTTGTAGAAGTTAATGGTGAAAAACAACAATTACATGCTGGAACTTCAGTATGGGCAGCAGGTGTACGCGGAAGTCATTTAATGGAACAATCATTTGATGGTGTTAAACGTGGTCGTATTGTTACTGAGCAAGATTTAACTATTAAAGGTTATGATGATATCTTTGTTATTGGTGACGTTTCTGCATTTATTCCAGCTGGTGAAGAGCGCCCATTACCAACAACTGCACAAATTGCTATGCAACAAGGTGAACAAGTTGCTAAAAACATTAAACATATTTTAAATGGTGAACCAACAGAAGATTTCGAATACGTTGATCGTGGTACTGTATGTTCTTTAGGTTCTCATGATGGTGTAGGTTTAGTTTACGGTAAACCAATTACTGGTAAAAAAGCTGCATTTATGAAAAAAGTTATCGATACACGTGCTATATTCAAAATTGGCGGTATCGGCTTAGCATTCAAAAAAGGTAAATTCTAG
- a CDS encoding NAD(P)/FAD-dependent oxidoreductase: MKNIVLLGGGYGNMRIMSRIFPNSLPKNYHVTLIDRMPFHGLKPEFYALAAGTKSDKDVRMHFPEHPQINTVYGEISDINLDEQIVTVGNSKIDYDELIIGLGCEDKYHNVPGAEEYTHSIQTLSKSRETFHSISELHQGAKVGIVGAGLSGIELASELRESRPDLDIFLYDRGPRILRTFPEKLSKYIAKWFEKHRVTVVANSNINKVEPGRIYNCGEPTDLDLVVWTAGIQPVEIVRNLPIDINSNGRVIINQYHQIPTYTNVYVVGDCADLPHAPSAQLAEVQGDQIADVLKRQWKNEPLPEKMPELKVQGVVGSLGDKQGFAYIMDRTVTGRLASILKSGVLWMYKYHNG, translated from the coding sequence ATGAAGAACATCGTATTATTGGGTGGGGGCTATGGAAATATGCGTATCATGTCACGTATTTTCCCTAATTCATTACCAAAGAACTATCATGTGACATTAATTGATCGTATGCCATTTCATGGTTTGAAACCAGAATTTTATGCTTTAGCAGCTGGGACTAAATCAGATAAAGATGTTAGAATGCATTTTCCTGAACACCCTCAAATTAATACTGTATATGGAGAAATAAGCGATATTAATTTGGATGAACAAATTGTCACAGTTGGAAATTCTAAAATAGACTATGATGAATTAATTATCGGTTTAGGTTGTGAAGATAAATATCATAATGTACCTGGTGCAGAGGAATACACACATAGTATTCAAACACTTTCTAAATCAAGAGAAACATTTCATAGCATTAGTGAGTTACATCAAGGTGCTAAAGTCGGTATTGTAGGTGCCGGTTTAAGTGGCATTGAACTTGCTAGTGAATTACGTGAAAGTCGCCCAGACTTAGACATATTTTTATATGATAGAGGTCCACGAATTTTAAGAACTTTCCCTGAAAAATTAAGTAAGTATATTGCTAAATGGTTTGAAAAACACCGTGTCACTGTCGTAGCAAATTCTAATATTAACAAAGTCGAACCTGGTAGAATATACAATTGTGGTGAACCAACTGATCTAGATTTAGTTGTTTGGACTGCTGGTATTCAACCAGTTGAGATTGTTAGGAATTTACCAATTGATATTAATAGTAATGGTCGTGTTATTATTAATCAATATCATCAAATTCCAACTTATACGAATGTATATGTCGTCGGTGATTGTGCTGATTTGCCTCATGCACCAAGTGCTCAATTAGCTGAAGTGCAAGGCGATCAAATAGCTGATGTATTGAAGAGACAATGGAAAAATGAACCTTTGCCAGAGAAAATGCCTGAATTAAAAGTTCAAGGTGTTGTTGGTTCTTTAGGAGACAAACAAGGTTTTGCATATATTATGGATCGAACAGTAACAGGTCGTCTAGCTTCTATATTGAAATCTGGAGTCTTATGGATGTATAAATACCATAACGGTTAA
- the dltD gene encoding D-alanyl-lipoteichoic acid biosynthesis protein DltD, with protein sequence MKIKPFLPILISGAIFIVFLFMPARWFTGLVTEQTLADNRISLTDQVLKGTLIQNKLYQSNKYYPIYGSSELGKDDPFNPAIALNKHNSSKQTFLLGTGGSTDLINAVELAAQYDQLKGKKLTFIISPQWFTNHGLTNDNFDARMSQMQINEMFQQKKMPNDLKQQYAERLLQFPHAHNKAYLREIAKDPQQSSSKNYISAFRENQLMKIEAIKSLFSVTKPPLSHVKPVTSETASWSEMKDKAVEIGKDNTKTNKFDIRDPYWKLIKENKRKINRDYEFNVNSPEFQDLELLVQTMKEAGADVQYVSIPSNGVWYDHIGINKERRNAVYKKIHSTVVDNGGKIYDMTDKDYEKYVISDAVHIGWKGWVYLDQQIAKHMDDKPQPKVDK encoded by the coding sequence ATGAAAATAAAACCTTTTTTACCAATTCTAATTAGTGGAGCTATATTTATTGTCTTTCTATTCATGCCTGCTAGATGGTTTACAGGACTAGTTACTGAACAAACTTTAGCAGATAATAGAATATCACTGACAGATCAAGTATTAAAAGGCACACTCATTCAAAATAAGTTATATCAATCTAACAAATATTATCCAATATATGGCTCTAGTGAATTAGGTAAAGATGATCCATTCAATCCAGCCATTGCTTTAAATAAGCATAATTCAAGTAAACAAACATTTTTACTTGGAACTGGAGGATCTACAGATTTAATTAATGCAGTGGAACTTGCGGCTCAATATGATCAACTGAAAGGTAAAAAATTAACTTTTATCATTTCACCACAGTGGTTTACGAACCACGGATTAACAAATGACAATTTTGATGCACGTATGTCTCAAATGCAAATCAACGAAATGTTTCAACAAAAGAAAATGCCTAATGATTTAAAACAACAATATGCAGAACGATTATTACAATTTCCACATGCTCATAATAAAGCGTACTTAAGAGAAATTGCTAAAGATCCACAACAATCATCATCTAAGAATTACATTTCTGCTTTTAGAGAAAATCAATTAATGAAAATTGAAGCAATTAAATCACTATTTTCTGTCACTAAACCTCCTTTATCTCATGTAAAGCCTGTAACTAGTGAAACGGCATCATGGTCAGAAATGAAAGATAAAGCAGTCGAAATTGGTAAGGATAACACAAAAACCAATAAATTTGATATTAGAGATCCGTATTGGAAACTAATCAAAGAAAATAAGCGTAAGATTAACCGTGATTATGAATTTAATGTCAATTCTCCAGAATTCCAAGATTTAGAATTACTCGTACAAACAATGAAAGAAGCAGGTGCTGATGTACAATATGTTAGTATTCCTTCTAACGGTGTATGGTATGATCATATTGGAATTAATAAAGAACGACGAAATGCAGTATACAAGAAAATCCATTCTACTGTAGTAGATAATGGCGGCAAAATTTATGATATGACTGATAAAGATTACGAAAAATATGTTATCAGTGACGCTGTTCATATAGGTTGGAAAGGTTGGGTTTATTTAGACCAACAAATAGCTAAACATATGGACGACAAACCACAACCAAAAGTGGATAAATAA
- a CDS encoding YuzD family protein — translation MTNISVVVYGADIICASCVNAPTSKDIFEWIQPLLKRKYPEFNFNYTYIDINKDTENLTDHDQQFIERIEQDELFYPLITMNDEYVADGYIQTKQLTRFLDNHFS, via the coding sequence ATGACAAATATCAGTGTCGTAGTTTATGGGGCAGATATTATATGCGCAAGTTGTGTCAATGCACCTACTTCAAAGGATATTTTTGAATGGATACAACCATTGTTAAAAAGAAAATATCCAGAATTTAATTTTAATTATACGTATATTGATATAAATAAAGATACAGAAAATTTAACAGACCATGACCAACAATTTATTGAAAGAATAGAACAAGATGAATTATTTTATCCTTTAATTACGATGAATGATGAGTATGTAGCTGATGGATATATTCAAACAAAGCAATTAACTAGATTTTTAGATAATCATTTTAGTTAA
- the dltB gene encoding D-alanyl-lipoteichoic acid biosynthesis protein DltB, whose amino-acid sequence MIPYGDFTFFLIAFIALIPVIILGFLGKRSYIYNGLVTAFMVVLIFSSNKHNLFDQKYLSVQLISFLIYIVWQVVLIMYYFRSRAKKNTFAKFAIVTSLSILPLAIVKVLQSSWLGGHQIHFHESKLIEFVGFLGISYVTFKSVQLIMEIRDGSIKEIKVGKLIQFISFFPTISSGPIDRYKRFVKDDKKVPTGSEYRELVLKAIHMIMLGFLYKYIIAYFINVYAINPLQMNLHGFTHMWLYMYAYSFYLFFDFAGYTLFAIAFSYLFGIKTPPNFDKPFQSKNIKDFWNRWHMSLSFWFRDCIYMRSLFYMSRKKLLKSQFAMSNIAFFLNFFIMGVWHGLEIFYIAYGLYHAALFIGYGYYERWRKKHPPRFQNGFTTAISILITFHFVAFGFLIFSGKLI is encoded by the coding sequence ATGATTCCTTATGGTGATTTTACCTTCTTCTTAATTGCCTTTATTGCTTTAATACCAGTCATTATACTTGGATTTTTGGGTAAGCGAAGCTACATTTATAATGGCTTAGTAACGGCTTTCATGGTCGTATTAATATTCTCATCAAATAAACATAATTTATTTGATCAAAAATATTTAAGTGTTCAATTAATTAGCTTTTTAATATACATTGTTTGGCAAGTTGTATTAATTATGTATTACTTCCGTTCAAGAGCTAAAAAAAATACGTTTGCTAAATTTGCAATAGTAACATCATTATCTATATTACCTTTAGCAATTGTTAAAGTATTACAAAGTTCGTGGTTAGGTGGACATCAAATTCATTTCCACGAAAGTAAATTAATTGAATTTGTTGGATTTTTAGGAATTTCATATGTAACTTTCAAAAGTGTACAACTAATTATGGAAATCCGTGATGGTTCGATTAAAGAAATTAAAGTAGGTAAATTAATTCAATTTATCTCATTCTTTCCAACGATTTCATCAGGTCCAATCGATCGTTATAAACGTTTTGTTAAAGATGATAAAAAAGTACCAACGGGTAGTGAATATCGTGAATTAGTGTTAAAAGCAATTCATATGATTATGTTAGGCTTCTTATATAAATATATTATTGCCTACTTTATCAATGTATATGCTATTAACCCATTACAAATGAATCTGCATGGCTTCACACATATGTGGTTATATATGTATGCTTACAGTTTCTATTTATTCTTTGACTTTGCTGGTTACACTTTATTTGCAATTGCATTTAGTTATTTATTTGGTATTAAAACACCACCAAACTTTGATAAACCATTCCAGTCTAAGAATATTAAAGATTTCTGGAATAGATGGCATATGTCATTATCATTCTGGTTTAGAGATTGTATTTATATGAGATCGCTATTTTACATGTCTCGTAAAAAGTTATTGAAGAGTCAATTCGCAATGTCTAACATAGCATTCTTCTTAAACTTCTTCATCATGGGAGTTTGGCATGGATTAGAAATATTTTACATTGCGTATGGGTTATACCATGCGGCACTATTTATAGGTTATGGCTATTATGAGCGTTGGCGTAAGAAACACCCGCCACGTTTCCAAAATGGATTTACAACAGCTATTAGTATTTTAATAACTTTCCATTTTGTAGCATTTGGCTTTTTAATCTTCTCAGGTAAACTTATATAA
- a CDS encoding leucyl aminopeptidase family protein, with the protein MNFKINETNTHINNLDTVIIGVPDHFNQIEPIIFENEDLTATLEIFKHRHIIGSTLGKIYSTALMIDGKYKRLVTIGLGNLKNLQYADMLNIWGTLFQYMKDEHIVNSFLILDSLITKYNKNNDMLFSCGLQSERSIYQFDDYSSNKRAPFNLDIYLQSNKDIDTSIIQHGQIIGQAINLVRYMSQVPSNILTPRDFTHDIQQRFENSAVTVDVKSGNDIVTEGFGLIQAVGQGSSNHSSLITLTYNGTNKTKPVIAFVGKGLTYQVNNGYSSNNHSKQLISTNMNEAATIVAIVEAVNKLKLPINIVAIIACADNRQNVIKLNDIYTGISGESIEIANNDDIGTLLLADAVQYANQFQPQLMIDIAILSQEIIATLGSDKAAVFQQRSEDMLRHIREVADLYDEMIYELPLTKIERQLILQSDIADLINDTNQCQQGKTLFDASFICHFAGNTPYIHFDITGPATNHVDTYNGPKGASGFLITTLIQWLLTLK; encoded by the coding sequence ATAAATTTTAAAATAAATGAAACGAATACACATATTAACAATTTAGACACTGTTATTATTGGTGTGCCAGATCATTTTAATCAAATAGAGCCAATCATTTTTGAAAACGAAGATTTAACAGCAACATTAGAAATATTTAAACATCGACATATCATAGGAAGTACTTTAGGTAAAATATATTCAACAGCGCTAATGATTGATGGTAAATACAAACGATTAGTAACAATAGGCCTAGGTAATTTAAAAAATTTACAATATGCGGATATGCTAAATATTTGGGGCACCTTATTTCAATATATGAAAGACGAACATATTGTTAATAGTTTCTTAATATTAGATAGTCTGATTACTAAATATAATAAAAATAACGACATGTTATTTAGTTGTGGCTTACAAAGTGAGCGATCAATTTATCAATTTGATGATTATTCTTCAAATAAAAGAGCACCGTTTAATTTGGATATTTACTTACAAAGTAACAAAGATATTGATACTTCTATAATTCAACATGGACAAATAATTGGGCAAGCAATTAATTTAGTACGTTATATGAGTCAAGTTCCATCTAACATTTTAACGCCTCGAGATTTTACACATGATATTCAACAACGTTTTGAAAATTCTGCAGTTACTGTTGATGTTAAATCTGGAAATGATATTGTGACTGAAGGGTTTGGCTTAATTCAAGCAGTTGGACAAGGTAGTAGCAATCATTCAAGTTTAATTACGTTAACTTATAATGGTACTAATAAGACGAAACCTGTTATAGCATTTGTAGGTAAAGGTTTAACCTATCAAGTTAACAACGGATATAGTAGTAATAATCATTCAAAACAACTTATTAGTACAAATATGAATGAAGCAGCTACTATAGTAGCGATAGTTGAAGCTGTTAATAAATTAAAGTTGCCTATTAATATTGTTGCTATCATTGCTTGTGCAGATAATCGACAAAATGTGATAAAACTTAATGATATTTATACGGGAATCAGTGGTGAATCAATAGAAATTGCGAATAATGATGATATTGGCACCTTATTATTAGCAGATGCTGTTCAATATGCTAATCAGTTTCAACCTCAATTAATGATTGATATCGCTATTTTATCTCAAGAAATTATTGCAACATTAGGTAGTGATAAAGCGGCTGTTTTCCAACAACGGAGTGAGGATATGCTCCGACATATTCGAGAAGTTGCTGACTTATATGATGAAATGATTTATGAATTACCATTAACAAAAATTGAGCGACAATTAATTTTACAGAGTGACATTGCAGATTTAATTAACGATACAAATCAATGCCAACAAGGAAAAACACTATTTGATGCTAGTTTTATTTGTCATTTTGCTGGTAACACACCATACATTCATTTTGATATAACTGGTCCTGCAACCAATCATGTTGACACTTATAATGGACCAAAGGGAGCTAGTGGCTTCTTGATTACCACATTGATTCAATGGCTGTTAACATTAAAATAG
- the dltC gene encoding D-alanine--poly(phosphoribitol) ligase subunit 2 encodes MEFREQVLNLLAEVAENDIVKENPDVEIFEEGIIDSFQTVGLLLEIQNKLDIEVSIMDFDRDEWATPNKIVEALEELR; translated from the coding sequence ATGGAATTTAGAGAACAAGTATTAAATTTATTAGCAGAAGTTGCAGAAAATGATATCGTAAAAGAAAATCCAGACGTAGAAATTTTTGAAGAAGGTATTATTGATTCATTCCAAACAGTTGGTTTGTTACTAGAAATTCAAAACAAACTTGATATTGAAGTATCTATCATGGACTTCGATAGAGATGAGTGGGCAACTCCAAATAAAATTGTTGAAGCTTTAGAAGAATTACGATGA